From Acidisarcina polymorpha, one genomic window encodes:
- a CDS encoding IS481 family transposase: MSVTDLCHEYGISRPTAYKWIKRYNEVGPEGLLDISRRPHGCSHATSMEIENEILALRKRFPSWGARKLKARLEKMNPNVVWPAASTIGQILRRAGLTNPVRKRRRTTPYSEPFAEVTAPNQLWCMDFKGWFRTGDGHRCDPFTITDAYSRYLIRCQAITRMDTAHVLAICEAAMREYGVPDRIRTDNGCPFSGHALLGLSQLSLNWVRLGIVHERIQPGKPQQNGRHERMHRTLKQDTTNPSAKTLQAQQKRFDEFRRVYNHERPHEALGNETPGNIYVPSSRLLPRYTKAYQYPAHFQTRRVNDSGDISWHKGRVFISQVFRGQDIALEKVQDAFYRVYFCSLEVGAFDVNEMRFLPALRP; encoded by the coding sequence ATGTCTGTGACGGACTTGTGCCATGAGTACGGCATCTCACGCCCAACCGCCTATAAGTGGATCAAGCGATATAACGAAGTTGGCCCGGAAGGCTTGCTGGATATTTCGCGCAGACCCCACGGTTGTTCTCATGCAACCTCTATGGAGATCGAAAACGAGATACTTGCTCTTCGGAAGCGTTTTCCTTCCTGGGGAGCGCGGAAGTTGAAGGCGCGTTTGGAGAAGATGAACCCGAACGTTGTATGGCCAGCAGCTAGCACCATTGGCCAGATTCTTCGCCGGGCCGGACTCACGAACCCTGTTCGCAAGAGACGCAGAACCACTCCATACTCAGAACCCTTCGCTGAGGTCACCGCACCGAACCAGCTATGGTGCATGGACTTCAAGGGCTGGTTCCGCACAGGAGATGGGCACCGATGCGATCCGTTCACCATTACAGATGCCTACAGTCGCTATCTGATCCGCTGTCAGGCCATAACCCGGATGGATACGGCGCATGTACTCGCGATCTGCGAGGCAGCGATGCGCGAGTATGGTGTTCCTGACAGGATTCGTACGGACAACGGATGCCCATTCTCTGGACATGCCTTGCTGGGACTGTCCCAGTTGTCACTTAACTGGGTGCGCCTCGGGATCGTGCATGAACGCATTCAGCCGGGTAAACCGCAGCAGAACGGTCGACACGAACGGATGCATCGCACACTCAAGCAGGACACAACGAACCCGTCCGCGAAGACGCTCCAGGCACAGCAAAAACGGTTCGATGAGTTTCGCCGGGTCTATAACCATGAGCGTCCGCACGAAGCCTTGGGGAACGAAACACCCGGCAACATCTATGTGCCCAGCTCGCGGCTTCTGCCACGGTACACGAAGGCATATCAGTATCCTGCTCACTTCCAGACGCGGCGTGTCAACGACTCAGGAGATATTAGCTGGCATAAGGGCCGGGTATTCATCAGCCAAGTCTTTCGCGGCCAGGATATAGCACTCGAAAAAGTCCAGGACGCCTTCTATCGAGTCTACTTCTGCTCTTTGGAAGTTGGTGCGTTCGATGTCAACGAAATGCGGTTTCTACCGGCGCTTCGTCCCTAA
- a CDS encoding single-stranded DNA-binding protein, giving the protein MISDLNRVVLMGYLGADATKDKNPDAPITFSIATTARWIDKAGQRQSRTDWHNIVVFNKLSRFAAKLKKGDRVYLEGELRTSKWEKTLCGETLKLVRYEVYASQIDRVAKAEDPEDDAISQEVTATYA; this is encoded by the coding sequence ATGATTAGCGATCTTAACCGTGTAGTTCTGATGGGTTATCTCGGCGCTGATGCCACCAAAGACAAGAACCCCGACGCTCCCATCACCTTCAGCATTGCCACCACCGCCCGCTGGATCGACAAGGCGGGCCAACGCCAAAGCCGCACGGATTGGCACAACATCGTCGTCTTCAACAAACTCTCAAGGTTTGCGGCCAAGCTCAAGAAGGGCGATCGCGTGTACCTCGAAGGCGAGCTGCGAACCAGCAAATGGGAGAAAACCCTTTGCGGCGAAACCCTCAAGCTCGTTCGCTACGAGGTCTATGCTTCGCAGATCGACCGCGTAGCCAAAGCCGAAGACCCGGAAGACGACGCGATCTCACAGGAGGTCACAGCAACCTACGCGTAA